The DNA window TACAAACTAACAGAATAGGTGAAGGAATCTTAACcgaatgaccaaattgatgtaGGGTAGTGAATGTAATGGatgacattaattgattttgaaagtaagcgaccaaaatgatgagtttgatcaatcttatggaccatttgtgataaaaactccATTGTATTATCAATGGAAACAAAATTTCAAGTGGCAGTTCCATACATATGCAGGCGAACTTTCATTCGCTGCGGTcggaataaaaaaatatgtacaAATAAGGGATCACAGGTCTGTGCTCGGCGAGTTCCACCTCTGCTGGCTCTGTAGTTACTCCCGGAGCACTCCAACCTAAGCGTTGCATGCACACAGCATCGTATGCTTCAATTTTCAAACCCGAAACAAGAAATAGTTCCACCTCGTTTACAAACCGATTGGTTCTTGCTGCCAGGAAAGGCCCTGCTGCATCACAGGTTGATTCTtgaaattctctttgtttttcttcaggTGCCGTCGTTCGACCTTTTTGTTCATCCCTTGAAAATGCATGGTTCAGGTAAAAGTTCAAACAAAGAGTTCATTGAAATTTTGCACGTTTTCAAGCACTTCAATGTTGTTCTTTCTCATATCTTGTCCAAAAGAACTCTAAAGACGGGAACTAAACTTTGGAACGTTATTCGATTTTTCAATTGAAGATCTAGGGAGTAACACATATCACCTCGTCAGGGATGAATTAATCACGCCATGTATGTGGTGCATGACGATGTCAACATCTTCCTCCTACAAGCAGCAACAGAAGCAAGTTAGCTATAAAGAGTCACCCGAATAACTATAACATGCATGTTCTGCTGTGGTCGTCATAGATAAAGAAAGACCACACGCACAACTTTATGATTTAGCTAACTGGACTAGGTGATCCAGTTCATTGCCAAgccaaagaaacaaaaatgaaactCTGTAGGATGTTGAAATGTCCTCGTGTCACCACGAAAGAAAATTTATGCAGAAGAAGTCAAGACCTGCACCAGAGCTTGGATTTCCCTTCTCCACCAACTTTGGAGCCAGCGGTTTGGCTGAAGATACTTGCGGGACTTCTGATACCGTGGTACATCAAATATGTCACTTAAGAAACCATGTAAACAGTGACGGCGTTTCTCAGGGATATAAAATGAGAAACAACACAACCAATAAAATGACAAGAAGAACAAAACCTGGTTCAGTGTAATAACACTGCAATCTATGCTTGTGCTCCTTTGATAAGAAAAAGCTGCAGATACCATTAACAAAAAACgatttacagcgaggggttacaTATTTTCGAAAACgatttacaaaactttattttttaggCCCAtccacccttgtttttcgcccctccaggaatTTTAGTGGCAGAGGTTTTGTGACGACGAGGATTGTTGGTAAAAGCTGTTACGTAGGAGACTTCTCCTTTCAGTATAAATGTCATTACTCTTCTTttattgtaatttatttatgctctgacatcattTGTGTGAAATGGGTTTAATCCTGCTCATATGTGCAGTCTAAATTAGttacttttaggttttaatttattcacaattttcacatcactacaTTTTATAACTTCGTCACCTTCTGAGTGTCGGCTAGTACATCACAATTTGGGTGTCTGTGTGGACATTCCAAGTCGAAATGTGTCAAAAATGTACCATACcaattttttgtatgtaaaatatcattaatataagtaatgacaaatcatgggttttatttaaatatagtttattttaatgacaaatcatgtcattaagataaattatacttttttatataagtataatttatttttttatattttcaatcccACAAATCATGAATTTTatctaaaatctcaataatataagtaactacaaatatcaaaatatcaaattttaatttgaaattataataacctacatagaaCTTTATTATTGTATTAATTTCAggaacttcaataaaaaaattgaaaaccaacaaggtttcaattggattaaaattgagggacaatttctccatttggattaaaattgagagactattgatacaatttttcttatttgatttttcatatttgccccTTAATTTGGCCTCATGTGCATAGCATGTGATTTATTTTGGCAGAAGTTCTAACgtagttgacaaaaaaaaaaaaccatatctgcacgttttgatgagtttagAGACAAatgttaatgaatttttagttaatgGATAGTTGctccaattaggttaaagttgagaaattattgctacaatttcctCTACAATGAAAGCTAATATATAAGCTTGATAGCTTGCTCATGGACCATACACAAGGATAAAACGAGGAAAATTCCTATCTATTTTAAACCTTATGACTGATTTGGGATTGTggttcttttataaaaaaacagcttatgaaaaaatttggaaaccaaaaaaaaaagtgcttatttaaaaaattgttgTCAATGACAAcataaaagcaaagaaaagcAGAAACAAGGTCTACTatgtttctaaaaatttctaagCATAGTGAACTGTGagaatttaatgaaattttcaaatggcaactgcatattttacaaaataacaATCGTTGCCCGTGCAATATTctctttgacaattattatatcacattaaatgtcatatcatttttagtATTTAACAAATTCACatcaattttatatataaaagtttacaaaacactctgttttatttttttacaagcacttttacaataaaagtttatcaaacgctcaacaactttattttacaactgtttattctcaaaACACTGCagaaacaatttaaaaaaaaaaaaaaaagacataacAACACCAAACTAGCAGAACTTACAAGCACATATATTAGGAAAAGATTATCAGAATCTGCAACTCAAAATCTTGTAGTCAACATTCACAACTTCCCGGCGTGTTCTTTGAGAGTGTCGTAAAGAGTCTCCACAAGATTGAGCAGGAATCCATCCGAGCCATGCTTTGCCAGCAAGGAAACTGAAACAGGTAGGTTATCGCACATCCCTAGTGGTATACTCACCTGCAAATACGTAGAAATAAGTTACAAACTTTCGCAAGATACTTGCAGTCAATGACGAAGAAAAAGATTGTAACATGTCGTATACAAACATGGAAAGGGGGAGGGAGAGGTAGAGATAGATAGAGGGCTTAAAAACCTGGCAGAATCCGGAAACTACGGCAATGGATTGGAAGCTGAAAGCCCTGGCACGAAAAGCGTCCAGTATACTAGGATCTGTTTGCAGCTTTGGTGGATACCCTGGAACTGTAGGCATTGCGAGGACACCGAAATCCTGATGAATAATTCAAAGAGATTGTGTTACGTATTCATCAGGGACAGTATTTCTTCTGCTAAAAGTTTCGTTTTAAGAGCAAAAGGAAGGAAGATGCTAACAAATAACAGTTTGTCAGTCTCTCTACTCTAACAAAACGAACTCGTTTGATATGAAGTGACGGATTCCTAAAATGAACTTTGGCGTGTGCAAAgatgtgtgtgtgagagagagagagagagagagagagagagagagagagagagagagagagagagtaccccGAGAAGTTCAGTAAGAGCAGCACGCAATTCAGTCATCACGGAGTGACAAACATCGACATTTTCATCTGTTGACCGAACGGCTGCCCATATACGTTCTCCTATCCCGGGACCTAAGTCAGGTCTGACTGTACTAACCCATTCACCATGGTTGCTCTTGAATTCATACCTATTCTATCAACCAAATAATAAATTTGGAATTCATTATGTAcgacaaatttaaattttgttaaTCAAGGTGAAGATGCAGAAATTATCACACTCATATTCAAGTCCACCAAATCAGCACCTTGCGAGAAGATGAAAGGCGGTTGATAGGGCTGCCAAAGACGGTATAATGTACTCTTTGTAAGACATATTctgaaatcacaacaacaagacattaggatcacgaataaatcaaatcaatatataaaatagagatcgactaattatattaaacttatCTGTAGAATACGGAAGACATTGCAGAGTTCTTGGTCGTCTTCTActtccagtacttcaaaatatcTCTCTGCTGTGAATAGGGTTTAGCGTATTTTTAGAGATTGAGCGTATGGAAGCAGGGACTTAACCATAGTATTTATATCATTAGGGTTTAATCACAGCCGGCCTATTATTGGTTGTGAAAATCAAATCCTATCACTTAAGTGTTTAAGTCCCACCATGATACTATATCTTTGTAGTGAAATCCATCAGATTTCTTTAAGTCAATTGCAAAGGTTTAGACTCCATAATCCTTATTATGTTAGGACTATCGGATCACTTTGGTTGCTAACAACTTGATAGACAAGTGGCTTACAACAAAACGATCCAATACAACATTCATTATCATTCACaatcttacattctcccacttgaatgtCAATGATTCATCCTAACaaaataagaactcatggtgaTCACTGAGTCTTCATAAGTATGCAATAACCTTTCCTAGCAACCTGTCACTTTGAATCGAATGCAGaaccaaagaaaacaaagaacaatTTGGTCTGTTCCTTGCACTCCAAGATCACATACACATTCAACTTAAAGCACCTTGTTGCTATCTAAGTCATGGTGTCAAGAGCTAATAGTCAAAACATTAGCTCACAATAGTCGaactgaaaatatgaaaatatatttcAGTACAAAAGTAGTTCATAAAAGAACTCAACAACGTTGGTAACAACATCCAACTTTTCTGTCAATTTAGAATATGATAAGAGAACGAGTAAAATACGGCATACTATTTACAAAATTAGAACCTCTTATTAAAACTTATGaacaaaacttaaacaaaatttaCTCTTAAAATATCAGCCACTAACACTTCAAATTTTTAACACAAAAGGTAATCTCTTACTCCCACTGATTAGTAGAGATAAACAAATTattactcccactgattaagagagtaaaaaaaaactttataaatgCCTATAAAATGAAACAGACACCTTTCAAATACTCCCATTAGCAAAACATTAGTCATGGgatctaaaacataaaatttatgagctcaacatctttATTTTAGATATTTGTAGGGAAGTGATTCTCATGACTGAAAAACTATACAAAATTATTTGGTCAGTTTTGTTCATCTAACAATTGACAGAAATAGAAAACTTTAACTGAATGTTTTCTAATGCATCAAAAGCATATAATTCTAGAATCATCTTTGGACAgaaactaattatattaggtttgcatagctaaaacataaaatacaagggCAAACATATatagcttcaacacttttgagcagatgaaGTATATACAATCTTGTCAATTCCATGCTTCACTATACATTGATTTATAGTTGTACTGAAtaagaaaacacttttgagcagattaattattcatcaataacatataaatcacaagttcaatttcttgaacaacatacaagaattaataagcaaaacacttttgagcagaataTACTCATTAACCCTTCTTGAATTTCTTACAAGATTAGTTGCAtatgtaacaaataaaatataaacaagtaTGATAATGTACGTTTTATCTACCAAAACTATGATCATTAAAAGCATGCAAAATtgatgagtgtgaagcccataatacattatttctcccacttgggcaaacactcaaaattacaagattaaacactagagaaagtggttttcatataacaaaatatagGCTAGTTGAATCAATAAAGATAGTGTACACAATCCATTAATAATATAAGATGACAAATTTTTACAAAgtttggagttagaaaatctatcAAAATTGTAATCAAATAGGATTTGTTGCAAGGTATGTAAAAACTCCATCAGTATTTCCCAAGCTCTACCAAAATTTTAGatttaatcataatttaaataaaaccaatttacaatctttaatatgctcaaaacacaaaaatttcttaaataaattaaaggttcATTTCATTAGATAAATAACCTCTAATATGcccaaaacattaaaatttctTACACAAATTTGTTGAGTCACAAAATAGTTGGTTTGGACATAATAAACCAATCTATAtgtatccatgtatcaaaattagGCTTATAAAAGGAacaatatctcaacattatTAATCGATCTAAAAGTGACAAGTGATTAGATAAACCAATGGctacaaaatttattttagtgTATGAGAGAAGACCCACATATGTGTTAAAGATTAGGTCATAAAGTAAAATGAAACCTAATAAGAGAatccaaactcaaaatttatgttttaattctaaaacaaaGTCGATAAAAGTAAACACATAGATATCTCAACAACATCAACTTTTTCaacaataattttaatccaatttagaATTCACTGAAAATTAAGGCAAAAGATTGGCAAATTTACCTACTCATTCTCGATTCTGCAAGATTCATCATGGAAGTAGTTGAGTTGTGGAGGATCGAACCAACTCCAATTTGTATGATTGTTACACCTTTGGGCAGAAACTaatcatgcaaagaaaatacCTGCGTAGctagccaaaacataaaatacacaaaatacataTAGCTTCAACAGCTTTGGCTAGATGAACATATGTTAAAAGTATTTTATGATTTGTtataatactaatttataatTGGTGAGTGATTTCCTGAATTTCCCATTGGGACAAAAGTATTCaccatataaattagaattctgatttttcaaaataatcttTTAGAACAGTATTAAATAACCGTTTTGTTGGATATTCaatgattctcaaaagattcaatCAGACACAAAAAGTATGTCGTTGTTGACATTGAACAATAGAGTTCTCAAAAGAAGAAACATGGTTATTCAGTTATTCgatagggaccaaaatgatcaatTAGTAAACTAATTCCACTTTCCAATTTTCTCAAAAGACAATTATCATCATAATCAGAATTGAAGACCAAACAAAACATTGGTTTAAGCAAAACAAACCAATacatctttaaatcaaaatttaatcagtGTTGTTTATAAAATTCATTAGTATTGAGAATTTGCATAACATAAGGACATATTGGAACCATAAACTTGTACAATAATTGGTACCAATTGATGTACACAAATCAGTCAAACAATATCACATAACAAAACTAGTTTGAAGTACCAAAATTCAGCAGTACtactttagtttgcaaattcactaaaaactcaattctctttagattgtcatgaaaattttcaagtatGAACTAGACATATATGACTACtattttgcaaaatttcatgatttttaaaatcttataagcgagccaaaaatgaatttgaaaagagAGGTGCTGCAGAAACAGCAGAAAATGTTCAGTACATACCCGAGactaaataattcaccaaaactTCAATCTTCCTCCAATGTGTATGAAAATTTGCAGAAATAaagtagacatgtaaatttattGTTACCCAAAATTCCATGATTTATGCGATTTTAAAAGTGGgctaaaaataaaatcgaaatgGAATTTGCTGCAGAAACCGCATAAATTCTGCAAGACAGTCCCGAGATTAAAAATTCACCAATAATTCATTTTTAAACCAATGCTCGTCAAAATTTCCAGATTTGAAATAAATATCTCAATgtatatcatactaaaatttcatgaatttatgAGTCACATagatatttcaaaataatatcacAAGCAGACTATTCTGCGGAAGTCTGCAGAATTCCAACACTATGGTATCACACTTAAAAATTTACCATAAATCCATTTCTGGTCCAAAAAACGTGAAAAAATACCAGCGTCTAAAATCCATTTACATGACAAAATATTATATGTTATTGATGTTAGGGAAGTCTTATCAAACGGAAATTATTGATATGAATGATTTTCATATCAAAATTACATCAGTCACATAAAAACACTTAAGGaatgtttattcttttctatGTCATAATTGAAACGGACAATCGATTTCAAAGAATACTAAAAGTAATATTCATTGCAATAATAGAAGCGACTATCACTTCATAGAGAAATAACCAAGAACTAAAACTTACTTATTCATTTGCATATGCACTATAAGGATAAGAGTCGAAAACTGCAAAATTGAATTAATCCCAAATGAAAACACTATATTTGCTCAGAAACAACATGATAGTTTTCAACTTCTCAATTATAATATCACAAAATCAATTCAATTGGAAACAAAAGCTTAATTTCAATTCAACCAAATTGCAATAATTTATGAAAAGCAGTTTCATACCTTCGCATGAATACCCCGAAATTTCAAGCTTCAATTCGAGCATTACAGTGATTGAAGGAGGTTGGTGTAAGCTAGGCATTGATGAACAGAAACCCTCACACGGGGGAGAAATTCTTTACTGTTCGCATGTTTTAaccctttcctttttttttttttttttaatcaaataggAACCGGTAATATTTatcaactaaattaataatcaaaaaattatataataaatcaaaatattaccCAAGATAAGATTAGGTCATCGTTCACCGAAAACAATAGTGaccttgcatatatatatatatatatatttatgaattatcaattcataattATCAAATAGCAGTCCATAAAGTCGCATACAACAAACCTAGTTGGAGTTGTATACCTAATTTCAGTTTATCTTGATGCCCAGGTAAAcgtgataaaaaaaattgcaagaaaaatttTGCAGAAAACACAACAGATGACACAATCTTCTCGGCAATACAAGGTTAACATATCcattcaagaagaaaaaaaaaaaaaacgcggAAGCAAGAAAAACCCCAGAATCATATCACAAGAGCACGATTAATCGAACCAAAACAAACCCACTCTTAATAATTAAATGAGAgccaacaagaaaaataaataattaaatttcatgaaaactatTTAAAGGCAGCAGTATGCATAGTCACCCCCAATCCAATCCATATGTTATTAACCATGAAAATGATTGCATACCAACACAAAATTGCGGAagcatcaaaacaaattttcatgAGATGGAACAGTAGAAGGCATCCAACCAAAATGATAAGCAAATTTTCTTTAGTATGTGAATCATCTTCAATAAACAAATTTGCTTATACCTTTATATCGGACCCTAAGCTTGTTGtgcggctctgataccacatgtaagacatattctgaaatcacaacaacaagacattaggatcacgaataaatcaaatcaatatataaaatagagatcgactaattatattaaacttatCTGTAGAATACGGAAGACATTGCAGAGTTCTTGGTCGTCTTCTActtccagtacttcaaaatatcTCTCTGCTGTGAATAGGGTTTAGCGTATTTTTAGAGATTGAGCGTATGGAAGCAGGGACTTAACCATAGTATTTATATCATTAGGGTTTAATCACAGCCGGCCTATTATTGGTTGTGAAAATCAAATCCTATCACTTAAGTGTTTAAGTCCCACCATGATACTATATCTTTGTAGTGAAATCCATCAGATTTCTTTAAGTCAATTGCAAAGGTTTAGACTCCATAATCCTTATTATGTTAGGACTATCGGATCACTTTGGTTGCTAACAACTTGATAGACAAGTGGCTTACAACAAAACGATCCAATACAACATTCATTATCATTCACaatcttacattctcccacttgaatgtCAATGATTCATCCTAACaaaataagaactcatggtgaTCACTGAGTCTTCATAAGTATGCAATAACCTTTCCTAGCAACCTGTCACTTTGAATCGAATGCAGaaccaaagaaaacaaagaacaatTTGGTCTGTTCCTTGCACTCCAAGATCACATACACATTCAACTTAAAGCACCTTGTTGCTATCTAAGTCATGGTGTCAAGAGCTAATAGTCAAAACATTAGCTCACAATAGTCGaactgaaaatatgaaaatatatttcAGTACAAAAGTAGTTCATAAAAGAACTCAACAACGTTGGTAACAACATCCAACTTTTCTGTCAATTTAGAATATGATAAGAGAACGAGTAAAATACGGCATACTATTTACAAAATTAGAACCTCTTATTAAAACTTATGaacaaaacttaaacaaaatttaCTCTTAAAATATCAGCCACTAACACTTCAAATTTTTAACACAAAAGGTAATCTCTTACTCCCACTGATTAGTAGAGATAAACAAATTattactcccactgattaagagagtaaaaaaaaactttataaatgCCTATAAAATGAAACAGACACCTTTCAAATACTCCCATTAGCAAAACATTAGTCATGGgatctaaaacataaaatttatgagctcaacatctttATTTTAGATATTTGTAGGGAAGTGATTCTCATGACTGAAAAACTATACAAAATTATTTGGTCAGTTTTGTTCATCTAACAATTGACAGAAATAGAAAACTTTAACTGAATGTTTTCTAATGCATCAAAAGCATATAATTCTAGAATCATCTTTGGACAgaaactaattatattaggtttgcatagctaaaacataaaatacaagggCAAACATATatagcttcaacacttttgagcagatgaaGTATATACAATCTTGTCAATTCCATGCTTCACTATACATTGATTTATAGTTGTACTGAAtaagaaaacacttttgagcagattaattattcatcaataacatataaatcacaagttcaatttcttgaacaacatacaagaattaataagcaaaacacttttgagcagaataTACTCATTAACCCTTCTTGAATTTCTTACAAGATTAGTTGCAtatgtaacaaataaaatataaacaagtaTGATAATGTACGTTTTATCTACCAAAACTATGATCATTAAAAGCATGCAAAATtgatgagtgtgaagcccataatacattatttctcccacttgggcaaacactcaaaattacaagattaaacactagagaaagtggttttcatataacaaaatatagGCTAGTTGAATCAATAAAGATAGTGTACACAATCCATTAATAATATAAGATGACAAATTTTTACAAAgtttggagttagaaaatctatcAAAATTGTAATCAAATAGGATTTGTTGCAAGGTATGTAAAAACTCCATCAGTATTTCCCAAGCTCTACCAAAATTTTAGatttaatcataatttaaataaaaccaatttacaatctttaatatgctcaaaacacaaaaatttcttaaataaattaaaggttcATTTCATTAGATAAATAACCTCTAATATGcccaaaacattaaaatttctTACACAAATTTGTTGAGTCACAAAATAGTTGGTTTGGACATAATAAACCAATCTATAtgtatccatgtatcaaaattagGCTTATAAAAGGAacaatatctcaacattatTAATCGATCTAAAAGTGACAAGTGATTAGATAAACCAATGGctacaaaatttattttagtgTATGAGAGAAGACCCACATATGTGTTAAAGATTAGGTCATAAAGTAAAATGAAACCTAATAAGAGAatccaaactcaaaatttatgttttaattctaaaacaaaGTCGATAAAAGTAAACACATAGATATCTCAACAACATCAACTTTTTCaacaataattttaatccaatttagaATTCACTGAAAATTAAGGCAAAAGATTGGCAAATTTACCTACTCATTCTCGATTCTGCAAGATTCATCATGGAAGTAGTTGAGTTGTGGAGGATCGAACCAACTCCAATTTGTATGATTGTTACACCTTTGGGCAGAAACTaatcatgcaaagaaaatacCTGCGTAGctagccaaaacataaaatacacaaaatacataTAGCTTCAACAGCTTTGGCTAGATGAACATATGTTAAAAGTATTTTATGATTTGTtataatactaatttataatTGGTGAGTGATTTCCTGAATTTCCCATTGGGACAAAAGTATTCaccatataaattagaattctgatttttcaaaataatcttTTAGAACAGTATTAAATAACCGTTTTGTTGGATATTCaatgattctcaaaagattcaatCAGACACAAAAAGTATGTCGTTGTTGACATTGAACAATAGAGTTCTCAAAAGAAGAAACATGGTTATTCAGTTATTCgatagggaccaaaatgatcaatTAGTAAACTAATTCCACTTTCCAATTTTCTCAAAAGACAATTATCATCATAATCAGAATTGAAGACCAAACAAAACATTGGTTTAAGCAAAACAAACCAATacatctttaaatcaaaatttaatcagtGTTGTTTATAAAATTCATTAGTATTGAGAATTTGCATAACATAAGGACATATTGGAACCATAAACTTGTACAATAATTGGTACCAATTGATGTACACAAATCAGTCAAACAAT is part of the Malus domestica chromosome 12, GDT2T_hap1 genome and encodes:
- the LOC103408916 gene encoding uncharacterized protein, whose product is MTFILKGEVSYVTAFTNNPRRHKTSATKIPGGAKNKAFSYQRSTSIDCSVITLNQVLFFLSFYWLCCFSFYIPEKRRHCLHGFLSDIFDVPRYQKSRKYLQPNRWLQSWWRREIQALVQEEDVDIVMHHIHGVINSSLTRDEQKGRTTAPEEKQREFQESTCDAAGPFLAARTNRFVNEVELFLVSGLKIEAYDAVCMQRLGWSAPGVTTEPAEVELAEHRPVIPYLYIFFYSDRSE